The following are encoded together in the Planococcus antarcticus DSM 14505 genome:
- the pepV gene encoding dipeptidase PepV, with the protein MDWLLEANKRKETMLSELQELIAIPSVLSDETTPTAPFGKEVKQALDWFLHKGRAQGYSVKNVGDVAGHLEIGEGDELLGILGHVDVVPVGQGWTKEPFGGEIQDGRLYGRGAIDDKGPTIAAWTALNMLKDADVEFTKRVRLIIGTDEESDFRCMDRYFQTEEMPAAAFTPDADFPIINAEKGIAGLVFSTFSLHDDEILESFIAGHRTNMVPDTATAILNGQLVEWQQDFKEFCVKHQLTGRAEQHNSSTELTLNGKSAHAMEPENGINAGILLALFLKDRLEGDGQKFVAFIADTFYQDSRGRKLGLDFTDEQSGDTTFNAGIIRFEKKKTATIHVSMRYSVSYPFEEKMTAYELENFMLDIASNSPPHYVDGNDPFIKTLQSAYEKQTGNKADLIAIGGGTYARVLDKGVAFGMLFPGEPDVAHQADEFVDIDNLVKATAIYAEAIYQVACKK; encoded by the coding sequence ATGGATTGGCTGCTAGAAGCTAACAAGCGTAAAGAAACCATGCTGAGTGAATTACAGGAGTTAATTGCGATTCCTAGCGTGTTAAGTGACGAAACAACGCCAACAGCTCCTTTTGGAAAAGAAGTTAAACAGGCATTGGATTGGTTTTTGCACAAAGGAAGAGCACAAGGATATTCAGTAAAAAATGTTGGAGACGTTGCAGGACATCTTGAAATTGGAGAAGGTGATGAACTGCTCGGGATTTTAGGGCATGTCGATGTTGTTCCTGTGGGTCAAGGTTGGACGAAAGAACCGTTCGGCGGAGAAATTCAAGATGGTCGTCTGTATGGTCGCGGTGCCATTGATGACAAAGGACCAACAATTGCTGCATGGACAGCCTTGAACATGTTGAAAGACGCGGACGTAGAATTTACAAAGCGCGTGAGGTTGATCATCGGCACCGATGAAGAAAGCGATTTCCGCTGTATGGACCGCTATTTTCAGACAGAAGAAATGCCGGCTGCAGCTTTTACTCCAGACGCAGATTTCCCAATTATCAACGCGGAAAAAGGCATCGCCGGGTTGGTTTTTTCGACTTTTTCATTGCATGACGATGAAATCTTGGAATCGTTCATTGCGGGCCATCGAACCAATATGGTGCCAGATACAGCGACTGCGATTTTAAATGGCCAATTGGTGGAATGGCAGCAAGACTTTAAGGAATTTTGTGTAAAGCATCAACTGACAGGAAGAGCAGAGCAGCATAACAGTTCAACTGAATTGACGCTAAACGGCAAATCAGCGCATGCGATGGAACCGGAAAACGGCATTAACGCCGGAATTCTTTTGGCTCTGTTTTTAAAAGATCGCTTAGAAGGTGATGGTCAAAAGTTTGTAGCATTTATCGCAGATACGTTTTATCAAGATTCACGTGGACGTAAACTCGGACTTGATTTTACAGATGAGCAATCGGGAGATACGACATTTAATGCTGGAATCATCCGTTTTGAAAAAAAGAAAACAGCAACGATTCATGTCAGCATGCGGTATTCCGTCAGCTACCCATTCGAAGAGAAGATGACTGCTTACGAGTTGGAGAATTTTATGTTGGACATTGCGTCTAATTCTCCTCCTCATTACGTGGACGGAAACGATCCGTTTATCAAGACACTACAAAGCGCATATGAAAAACAGACTGGCAACAAAGCAGATCTTATTGCCATCGGGGGCGGCACTTATGCGCGCGTATTAGATAAAGGTGTAGCGTTCGGGATGCTGTTTCCGGGCGAACCGGATGTTGCCCATCAAGCAGATGAATTTGTCGACATCGACAATTTAGTTAAAGCAACTGCAATCTACGCAGAAGCAATTTACCAAGTAGCTTGTAAAAAATGA
- the thpR gene encoding RNA 2',3'-cyclic phosphodiesterase, with amino-acid sequence MKPHYFIGIKIPQNIAEHLTAERDAWNLQSHKRQTPAQDMHITLLFIGEDVHDEIGQVEQLLAQIKQQPFMLNIDGIKTFGNSATPRIIYASLENSGELIELQQQVNKALESLKIRPDLKEFVPHITLASKWAGGKPAAPQFSISEIQFEVTDFSLFRIVPKEMSRYQKIANYPL; translated from the coding sequence ATGAAACCACATTATTTCATTGGGATAAAAATACCTCAGAATATTGCAGAACACTTAACTGCAGAGCGGGACGCTTGGAATTTGCAAAGTCATAAAAGGCAAACACCTGCGCAGGATATGCATATTACCTTGCTGTTTATCGGAGAGGATGTACACGATGAAATAGGGCAAGTCGAACAATTGTTAGCTCAAATCAAACAACAGCCTTTTATGTTGAATATTGATGGCATTAAGACTTTCGGAAATTCCGCGACCCCCCGTATAATTTATGCCTCTCTTGAAAACAGTGGAGAGTTGATTGAACTGCAACAACAAGTCAACAAAGCTCTGGAATCGTTAAAAATCCGACCCGATCTAAAGGAATTTGTGCCGCATATCACATTGGCTAGTAAATGGGCCGGTGGGAAGCCCGCAGCACCGCAATTTTCAATTAGTGAAATACAATTCGAGGTGACGGATTTTTCGTTGTTTCGGATTGTACCAAAAGAAATGTCTCGTTATCAGAAGATCGCTAATTATCCGCTGTGA
- a CDS encoding pseudouridine synthase → MRLDKFLSNMGFGSRKEVKILLKKKAVEVNGEIVRDPKVHVDEHVDQVLVGGEAVVYIEFIYLLMNKPQDVISATEDKYDQTVIDLLAQQEQHFDPFPVGRLDKDTEGFLLLTNDGKLAHELLSPKKHVDKTYYALVEGVVTEEDAEAFKKGVALDDGYVTKPASLNIIESATVSKIELTITEGKFHQVKRMFESVGKRVVYLKRLSMGPLSLDPELGLGEYRHLTEEEVISLKQRK, encoded by the coding sequence ATGCGCTTAGATAAATTTCTTTCGAATATGGGTTTTGGCTCCAGAAAAGAAGTCAAGATCCTGTTGAAAAAAAAAGCCGTGGAAGTGAACGGTGAAATTGTCCGTGATCCGAAAGTGCATGTCGATGAACATGTTGATCAGGTGTTGGTGGGTGGAGAGGCTGTTGTCTATATCGAGTTTATTTATCTGCTGATGAACAAACCGCAGGACGTCATCTCGGCGACAGAAGACAAATACGATCAGACAGTCATTGATTTACTGGCACAACAAGAGCAACATTTCGACCCGTTCCCAGTAGGGCGCCTCGATAAAGATACCGAAGGGTTCCTTTTGCTAACGAATGACGGTAAATTGGCACATGAATTATTGTCGCCTAAAAAACATGTGGACAAGACGTATTACGCATTAGTTGAAGGTGTGGTTACAGAAGAGGATGCAGAAGCATTTAAAAAAGGTGTAGCGCTTGACGATGGTTACGTGACCAAGCCGGCTAGCTTGAACATAATTGAGAGTGCCACTGTTTCTAAAATTGAATTAACAATTACTGAAGGCAAATTCCATCAAGTTAAGCGGATGTTCGAAAGTGTCGGCAAACGGGTAGTTTACTTGAAACGTTTGTCGATGGGGCCATTGAGTCTTGATCCGGAGCTCGGTCTCGGAGAATACCGTCATTTAACGGAAGAGGAAGTAATTAGTTTAAAACAAAGAAAATGA
- the dat gene encoding D-amino-acid transaminase, with product MDLILHNGEFIREEDLVISKEDRGYQFGDGIYEVIRVYDGNLFTAKEHIDRFYESADKIKIVIPHTKDVFHKMMYDFVETNNINNGQVYVQITRGAAERQHQFPAQANPVITGNTKSVERPVANLNSGVTAKFIEDIRWLRCDIKSLNLLGNVLAKQEAYEEGFFEAILHRGETVTEGCSSNMYGIKNGILYTHPANNLILNGITRRVILELCKELEIPVEETAFTKTQALEMDEFFMSSVTTEVMPIVKIGDHKIAQGVPGELTRKLQTAFESRIGVGVKS from the coding sequence ATGGATTTGATATTGCATAATGGAGAGTTTATTCGTGAAGAGGATCTGGTAATTTCGAAAGAAGATCGCGGCTATCAGTTCGGGGACGGGATTTATGAAGTGATTCGTGTTTATGATGGCAATTTATTTACAGCAAAAGAACATATCGATCGTTTCTACGAAAGTGCCGATAAGATCAAAATTGTCATTCCTCATACAAAAGATGTGTTCCATAAGATGATGTATGATTTTGTTGAAACTAACAATATTAACAACGGCCAGGTATATGTTCAGATTACGCGGGGGGCTGCAGAGCGCCAGCACCAGTTTCCGGCTCAAGCAAACCCTGTCATTACTGGTAATACCAAATCAGTAGAGCGCCCCGTTGCAAATTTGAACTCGGGAGTTACTGCTAAATTTATCGAAGATATCCGCTGGTTGCGCTGTGACATCAAGAGCTTGAATTTACTTGGCAATGTCTTGGCAAAGCAGGAAGCTTATGAAGAAGGATTTTTTGAAGCAATTCTGCACCGTGGTGAAACCGTGACAGAAGGATGTTCATCGAATATGTATGGCATAAAAAATGGCATTCTTTATACTCATCCTGCTAACAATCTGATCTTGAATGGCATTACAAGAAGAGTTATTCTTGAGCTGTGTAAAGAGTTGGAAATTCCAGTGGAAGAGACAGCTTTTACAAAAACTCAAGCGCTCGAAATGGATGAATTCTTTATGTCTTCGGTAACCACTGAAGTAATGCCAATTGTTAAGATTGGTGATCATAAAATCGCTCAAGGCGTTCCAGGGGAATTGACCCGAAAACTGCAGACAGCTTTTGAATCACGCATTGGAGTGGGCGTGAAATCATAA
- a CDS encoding DeoR family transcriptional regulator, whose product MKPTTDRMLIRIKDMYKYILDNGTVTTQDLVDEFGITPRTIQRDLNVLAFNDLVTSPTRGQWTTTQRKVKMTS is encoded by the coding sequence ATGAAACCCACAACCGATCGCATGCTCATTCGAATTAAAGATATGTATAAGTACATTCTCGACAACGGGACTGTAACGACACAAGATCTTGTCGACGAATTCGGCATCACTCCTCGCACCATTCAAAGAGATTTGAATGTGTTAGCCTTTAACGACTTGGTAACCAGCCCAACTCGAGGCCAATGGACAACGACGCAACGGAAAGTGAAAATGACGTCCTAA